CTGCGGCGAAGCCTATCCACCCCTAAGCGAAGTTTTCAGGGAGGTTCCATGCTATTTTTTGCGGGATTTCTTCTGCTCGGCCTGGGCGTCGGACTTCTCGGCACTCTCGTCGGAGCGGGCGGCGGCTTCATCCTCACTCCCCTCCTTCTGCTCATTTTCCCGGAAAAACCTTCCCAAATTATTACGGCGACCTCTCTCTCCGTCGTCGGCCTCAACGCCCTCTCGGGCTCTATCGCCTACTTCCGGCTCGGCCGCATCGATCTCAAAACCAGTCTCACCTACAGCCTCGCCGCATCTCCCTGGGTTGTACTTGGGGTTTTCTTTACCAGCAAAGTGAACCGGGGACCTTTTGACATTATGCTGGGCATGGTACTCCTTGCCCTTTGTGTGGCCTTGTTCCGCCGCCCTGCTGCGGAAAAAAACAATTCGCCATCTTCGAATGACGGAATGGCGCCGCGCCGCATCATCGATCGCGCCGGACATGTTTATGAATACCGCTTCCGCTTCCGCCTCGGCATCTGGATCAGCACAGTCGTGGGCTTTCTTTCCAGTTTTTTCGGAATCGGCGGCGGCGCACTATACGTGTCCATGATGATCCAGTTCCTCCGGGTCCCGCCCCATATCGCCACCGCGACCACGCAAGCCCTTCTTTTTGTCACAGTCGCGATCGCCGTTCTCGTGCATTTCCTGCAAGGACACCTCTCTACGATGGGAGATCTCGTTCTCCCGCTGGCCATTGGCGTTATCGCCGGCGCCCAGGGGGGAGCCTATTTATCTCAAAAGCTCGGCTCCAATACATTGAAGCGGGTCCTCGCCCTCCTCCTGGTCCTCGTCTCCGTGCAGTTGCTCTACAAAGGAACTCTTTTCCTCTGGCCGTAAAACCCCGCGAGGATTGCGGAAAAAACACGCTCTGTGGGACAATTCTAAATCGGATAGATTTTTCTCTTTTATCCACCGGAAAGGGCGCGCACGGTTTCCCGCCCCCATTCCGAAGCCATATCTCGGGGGATGTTCGGATGGAATACAAAAATATCGTCGTCGAAGTAAAAGAACGCGCCCTTTGGGTGGGGATCAACCGCCCCAAAGTCCTGAACTCTTTTGACATGGATACCCTCGATGAAGTGATTCATGCCTTCCCCCGCCTCGATGAGGACCCCGATATCGGCGTCGGCGTCCTCTATGGGAAGGGAAAAAATTTCTCCGCGGGCGGCGACATGAACGCCATGATGGCACTGGATCAGACCACGGGTCATATCTGGAACAACAAAATGCGGCGCCTCTGCATGACGCTCCGCAACTGCGGCAAGCCGACGATCGCCATGGTCCGGGGATGGTGCATCGGCGGAGGAAACGAATGGCAACTCTATTGCGATCTCTGCATTGCAAGCGAAAATGCCATCTTCGGCCAATCGGGTGCCAAGGTCGGGGCCTTGCCCGTCGTGGGCGCCACCCAATATCTGCCCATTCTGATGGGAGATCGGAGGGCGCGGGAGATGCTCTTCCTCGCCAAGCGGTTCACGGCGGCAGAGGCCAAGGAAGTCGGATTGATCAACGAGGTCGTCCCGGACGAGACACTCGAGGAGAAAACCCGTGAGTGGTGCGCCACGATACTGAGCCATGCCCCGGCCACCCTTCGCTACATGAAAACCAATCTGAACTTTCTGGGAGATCTGCACTACCCATCCTGGATGCATGGCAGCGAACTGCTGAACGCCGTTTGGAACAACGAGCAGTCCGACGAGGGAATGACGGCGTTTCTCGAAAAGCGGCCGCCTGACTTCAGCCGCTTCCCGCGCTAACGCCCAAGCGGAGAGTCACATGGCGAAGGCAAGCGACTGGGGGGTTACCCTGCTTCGTCTTTGGACGGGTTTTCTCATCGGATACCTTGGGTTTTTTGCGGTCAAAGATCAGTGGACGGGCATCCAATTGTCGGGCTTGCTCCGGGGGCCGGACATGACGGCCCTTGCCTTCTCGTTCACTCTCTTTCGTCTTGCGGGAGGCACACTGCTTTTCCTGGGCATCGCTCTGAGGCTGGCGGGGGTTCTCTGCATCCTCGGCACCGGATTTGTTCTTTGGCAGACAAAAGCCTACATATTGCCTGATTTTTGGGGTCATCTTTTCCCGATCACTCTTTTCGTTTCCTCTCTGGTTTTGCTTCTTACCGGCCCGGGGCGATTCAATTTGGGATCGCTGGCAAAAAAGAGGTAACCCGATGGCGGGTATCGTCTCTTGAGCGAAATTCATCCAAATCTGGGCGAGCGTCTGCGACGGCTCCGCGAAGAGAAAGGCTTCTCCCGTTCTGCGCTGGCACGGCGAGCCGGACTCGACCCGGAAAAAATCCAGAAGATCGAAGCCGACGAGGCGGAAATCACCGTACCGATCCTCCGAAAGCTTGCCGCCGCACTGGAGATCGATATTTTCCAGCTGCTCGCGGTCTCCTCTCCTGAAATCAACTACACAGTCCGACTGGCGTCACCGGGTGAGAATCTACCGCCCGGCCATATGGACGTGGTTCCCGTCCCTATCGTCAGCGGAAACGTAGCCGGAGGCAATGCGCGGATTGTCAACGAAAGCATCCTCGACTGGCTGTTTTTGCCCCAAAAAGAATTCGGCGATCGTTCGGGTAGGCTGGTGGCCGTGGAGATCTTCGGCCGCAGCATGGAGCCCGACATTCCCGACGGCTCCATCGTCGTTGTCGATCGCGGTGATCGGGATATCAACCCGGAAAGCTTCTACGCGCTTCGGGATACCGACGGAGGGTGCACCATCAAGCGGGTGCAGATTCTGGATGAGGCATATGTCGCGCTTGTCCCCTCGAACCGGGACGAATTTCGCGTCGAATTCTGGAAGCTCGACCTCGGAGAGTCCCTCAACGATCGGGTTATCGGAAAAGTCGTTTGGGTCGGAAGAAATTTGCTGCGGCAGGACAAGGTGGCCGAGAATCGGCCTCCTTACGGAAGACCGAACCCTGGGCGCGGGGAGAAACCGAAAAAAGACGACGATCTTTTCTAGGCGCTCACCGTGCGTAGCCGCGTCTTTTGAATACGCCGGGCGAGCCTGCCGCCTGGCGGTAATAAGCCCTTACCCGGTCCGTCCAGGGAGTGGACATGGCCGCCTTCCAGTCCTCGTGTTCGAAAACAGATTCTTCGTCAAGCTCGTAAAGAACGATGAGGACCGGCTCGCCCTCCACCGGCACATATCGCCGAATCCGCCGCACGCCCGGAACCTTTTCGATCAGGGGCGCACGCTCCTGGGCGTACCAGGCGTTGAAGTCTGCGATCTTCTCGGGAGGAACATGCAGCCGGCCCAACTGGATCACGGGCGCCAACCCGGCTTTGTCGACCGTGGGACACGCGGGCTCTGAAACCGGATGCGCCGGATATATCTGCGAACAGTAAAACTGAATGTCTGCTGTTATACGGATGTCCGGCTTCAAACCGGCCGCCATCCCGCCATTGCGGAGCGAAAGAAAAGGCTCGCTGTAAAAAGCG
This region of bacterium genomic DNA includes:
- a CDS encoding sulfite exporter TauE/SafE family protein encodes the protein MLFFAGFLLLGLGVGLLGTLVGAGGGFILTPLLLLIFPEKPSQIITATSLSVVGLNALSGSIAYFRLGRIDLKTSLTYSLAASPWVVLGVFFTSKVNRGPFDIMLGMVLLALCVALFRRPAAEKNNSPSSNDGMAPRRIIDRAGHVYEYRFRFRLGIWISTVVGFLSSFFGIGGGALYVSMMIQFLRVPPHIATATTQALLFVTVAIAVLVHFLQGHLSTMGDLVLPLAIGVIAGAQGGAYLSQKLGSNTLKRVLALLLVLVSVQLLYKGTLFLWP
- a CDS encoding enoyl-CoA hydratase/isomerase family protein, translated to MEYKNIVVEVKERALWVGINRPKVLNSFDMDTLDEVIHAFPRLDEDPDIGVGVLYGKGKNFSAGGDMNAMMALDQTTGHIWNNKMRRLCMTLRNCGKPTIAMVRGWCIGGGNEWQLYCDLCIASENAIFGQSGAKVGALPVVGATQYLPILMGDRRAREMLFLAKRFTAAEAKEVGLINEVVPDETLEEKTREWCATILSHAPATLRYMKTNLNFLGDLHYPSWMHGSELLNAVWNNEQSDEGMTAFLEKRPPDFSRFPR
- a CDS encoding XRE family transcriptional regulator translates to MSEIHPNLGERLRRLREEKGFSRSALARRAGLDPEKIQKIEADEAEITVPILRKLAAALEIDIFQLLAVSSPEINYTVRLASPGENLPPGHMDVVPVPIVSGNVAGGNARIVNESILDWLFLPQKEFGDRSGRLVAVEIFGRSMEPDIPDGSIVVVDRGDRDINPESFYALRDTDGGCTIKRVQILDEAYVALVPSNRDEFRVEFWKLDLGESLNDRVIGKVVWVGRNLLRQDKVAENRPPYGRPNPGRGEKPKKDDDLF